The region gagcctgtctgccactctgtacctcctggactctgatctggttttgacctttggcCTGTCCACGACCTCTTGCCTCCtccttttggattaataaacattgtaagactccaaccagctgcctcctgtgtctgcatctgggtctcgccttgtgtcatgatacatgcgttcttcctaactcagttgcaggagaggaaggaaactgctcaggtaTTTCACCATAAAACAGTTGCAgattttaatggctgtgataggagaaaactgaggatggatcaacacctttgtagttactccacaatactaacctaaattacagcctgaaaagaaggaaacctgtGCAGAATAAAGATATTCCAAGACAGTCCTGTtttcaataaggcactaaagtaaaactgtaaAAAGAAATGgctaagaaattaactttatgtcctgaatacaaagtgttatggtTGGGGTAAATCCACCTCAACAGATCACTAAGTACCACATATttccaagcatggtggtggctgcaacatgttataggtatgcttgtcatcggcaaggactagagttttttaggataaaaagaaactaaGCACCGGCTAAATGCGAGAGGAAaagctggttcagtctgctttccaaaagacactggaagacaaattcaccgttcagcaagacaataacccaaaacataAGATCAAATATACACTGGCATTGCTTACCATggtgacagtgaatgttcctgagtggcttagttacagttttgacttaaatcgccATGAAAATCTAtgccaagacttgaaaatggctgttaggtgtgaatactttcagaaggcactggaAATATATGATTTTTAAGAGAAATAATTCAAGAACTTCATGTTGGTTTGACCTGCGGCACAGCTATTTGGGCCCCTCTTCTGAGCATCTTCTTGACCGATACCTTAAACTCCTCCGTCTTCAGAACGTATACGATGGGATTGAGCATTGGTGGCAGTATcgaggtcagggagaggttgatgaTCCGGGCGTTGGTTGGTATGATGGTGTAGAGAAGTGCGTAGAAATAATGGGCAGGTAGAATATGACCTAGTGGTGTGAGTACATGTCTTAATGGCTCTGAgtctgggaaagagagagagagagagggagaggagggaacaagagagaggtggacagagagagagagagataaagagaggaaagagaagcgTGAGAGAGAATTAAGAAGGAAAGAGGAGACAGAAAAGGGAGTGGACAGAGAAAgggtgtgagagaaagagggggtagaggagagagacaga is a window of Oncorhynchus nerka isolate Pitt River unplaced genomic scaffold, Oner_Uvic_2.0 unplaced_scaffold_6978, whole genome shotgun sequence DNA encoding:
- the LOC135566149 gene encoding olfactory receptor 4D9-like, encoding LYCRSLVINSYFCDHGPLFRLAAPVLMWSLGIAMSKINPCHILPAHYFYALLYTIIPTNARIINLSLTSILPPMLNPIVYVLKTEEFKVSVKKMLRRGAQIAVPQVKPT